Proteins encoded in a region of the Corynebacterium genitalium ATCC 33030 genome:
- a CDS encoding alpha/beta hydrolase fold domain-containing protein produces the protein MPDQPGQPDQPYREAQDRMRHTPSPEEPAAPLPAGEAGPLNDQGSPEFNVGGVERALSPKEQLEQLISYMNATYPAPDTPPPWEGGTGDPAEADRYMGHLADRITHASMLMLGSGLDHTMPGVAYGMNIAKIRDLPALSDIPDTPGEPELLARVFVPSSPTRRWAVSLHPGGLWRGSGISLEQHWRPDVAAAAELSGTTILDLDYPLLPGATLDEVVSSVHKALDYVAAQEPASVTLWGAGSGAALAVLAAEQRSVDGLVLTNPGLGSVDKLPAELRGNRTVPAPSAWPRTLVQTALYDDTTPHPTTTEAHNATVIEYHSTHTIATPEESRRRICDVADFLAAVDATNPY, from the coding sequence ATGCCCGACCAACCTGGCCAACCCGACCAACCGTACCGCGAGGCGCAGGACCGGATGCGCCACACCCCCTCCCCCGAGGAACCTGCCGCGCCACTTCCCGCCGGTGAGGCTGGGCCGTTGAACGATCAGGGTTCGCCGGAGTTCAACGTCGGTGGTGTCGAGCGCGCCCTGTCGCCGAAAGAGCAGCTCGAGCAGCTGATCAGCTACATGAACGCCACCTACCCCGCACCGGATACGCCCCCGCCGTGGGAGGGCGGCACCGGCGACCCGGCCGAGGCAGACCGCTACATGGGACACCTCGCTGACCGCATCACCCACGCGTCCATGCTCATGCTCGGTTCCGGGCTCGACCACACGATGCCAGGGGTCGCGTACGGGATGAACATCGCCAAGATCCGCGATCTGCCCGCCCTTTCCGACATCCCCGACACTCCCGGAGAGCCGGAACTGCTTGCCCGCGTGTTCGTCCCCAGTTCCCCAACCCGCCGGTGGGCCGTCTCACTGCACCCGGGTGGCTTGTGGCGCGGTTCCGGAATCTCCCTTGAGCAGCACTGGCGCCCCGATGTTGCCGCGGCAGCGGAGTTGTCTGGCACCACGATCCTCGACTTGGACTACCCGCTGCTGCCCGGCGCCACCCTCGACGAGGTCGTTTCCAGCGTGCACAAAGCGCTTGACTACGTCGCAGCCCAAGAGCCGGCGTCAGTCACCCTTTGGGGTGCCGGCTCCGGCGCTGCGCTTGCCGTTCTCGCTGCTGAGCAGCGCAGTGTGGATGGGTTGGTGCTGACGAATCCGGGGCTTGGGAGCGTCGATAAGCTACCGGCGGAACTGCGTGGAAACCGCACCGTGCCAGCTCCGAGCGCATGGCCGCGCACGCTCGTGCAAACCGCGCTTTACGACGACACCACCCCACACCCCACCACCACCGAGGCCCACAACGCAACTGTCATTGAGTACCACTCAACACACACCATTGCGACGCCGGAGGAATCACGCCGCCGCATCTGCGACGTCGCTGATTTCCTCGCGGCCGTAGACGCCACAAACCCTTATTAG
- a CDS encoding HNH endonuclease signature motif containing protein: MDTFNDLVSAHSAPRLGALKDFNKQQALNAGVEPSVVNNWKLVHDAYFGEGLSDTKQAKAVAKATALGLSIGMLATIERAIRHIKHATRRHTMRMKVLSAASRIGRTCAAMSKLLKNIVPPKEPPARQEHASISEPKDGYATLTLTASEKFMADLKHLLMSGLDSVTSPGRHMAAKLIALLRDGGGVPEAVPRPLLLVGLPDYTKIMDGEGDDVVLGLTNGTTMTGAEYLNQIASNTPHLEAALFHPTQGAVNMYRSQRLANDKQRDLARAVQPVCAHPDCHHAADLCQVHHADAWKNGGETNVSNLVPLCRYHNRINDDDPSIRRTRGRIEMRDGRPVWISPYGNERINPRHRFGAMDVLFGAAPGERAIVA, from the coding sequence ATGGACACTTTCAATGACCTTGTCAGCGCACACAGCGCCCCAAGGTTGGGGGCGCTGAAAGACTTCAACAAACAACAAGCGTTGAACGCCGGCGTGGAACCGTCGGTGGTCAACAACTGGAAACTCGTCCACGACGCCTACTTCGGGGAAGGCTTATCGGACACCAAGCAAGCCAAAGCGGTTGCGAAGGCGACCGCGCTGGGCTTGTCCATCGGGATGCTCGCCACCATCGAGCGCGCCATCCGCCACATCAAACACGCCACCCGACGGCACACCATGCGCATGAAAGTGCTGTCGGCGGCCTCCCGCATCGGACGCACATGCGCCGCCATGTCGAAGCTGCTCAAGAACATCGTCCCGCCGAAGGAGCCGCCCGCTCGCCAGGAGCACGCCAGTATCAGCGAGCCGAAAGACGGTTATGCGACGTTGACGTTGACGGCGTCGGAGAAGTTCATGGCCGACTTGAAGCACCTGCTCATGTCCGGGCTGGACAGCGTTACTTCCCCCGGTCGCCATATGGCCGCCAAACTCATAGCACTGCTCAGAGACGGCGGCGGTGTACCAGAGGCCGTGCCTCGGCCCTTGCTGCTCGTCGGGTTGCCCGATTACACCAAGATCATGGACGGCGAGGGGGACGACGTCGTCCTCGGCCTCACCAACGGCACCACCATGACCGGCGCCGAATACCTCAACCAGATCGCATCCAACACCCCGCACCTGGAGGCGGCGCTGTTCCACCCGACTCAAGGGGCCGTGAACATGTACCGTTCACAGCGCCTGGCCAACGACAAGCAGCGCGACCTCGCCCGCGCGGTGCAACCCGTCTGTGCGCATCCCGACTGCCACCACGCCGCCGACCTGTGCCAAGTCCACCACGCAGACGCCTGGAAGAACGGCGGCGAAACCAACGTGTCCAACCTGGTCCCGCTGTGCCGCTACCACAACCGCATTAACGACGACGACCCCTCCATCCGCCGCACCCGCGGCCGCATCGAGATGCGTGACGGCAGGCCGGTGTGGATCTCCCCATACGGCAACGAACGGATCAACCCTCGGCACCGCTTTGGGGCAATGGATGTCCTTTTCGGGGCGGCCCCTGGTGAGCGGGCAATAGTGGCTTAA
- a CDS encoding M13 family metallopeptidase — MNDLYQLVNGPWLESHVIPEDRGVDGTFHALRDKAEEDVHAIVEAGDDRAADLYASFMDVDAIDAAGLDPLTDDFALLDVDTIQDLVRVFGELERSGVGAPLTYWVEKDSLGEESVPYVIQSGLGLPDEAYYREPAHAETLEAYREHVERMLGFLTDEQRRGFGAGDAAERVLDVEKRIASHHWDVVTTRDAVKTYNPTELAELPEIIQTLLRASGLEDGKVIAMMPSFIDELAQLLVDAPLTDWQLWATWAILRSRAGLLPQHIGQANFEFYGTVLSGATQQRDRWKRGIALAESLVGEDMGRAYVAKHFPPEHKQRMLDLVDHLVRAYEERISQLTWMSPETRERALEKLGKFTAKIGYPDEWRNYDGLTFDRSGAQLVANVRAGAAFEHDYQLSKIGKSADRGEWVSTPQTVNAFYNPVVNDITFPAAILQPPFFDPDADAAENFGAIGAVIGHEIGHGFDDQGSRYDGDGNLNSWWTDADRARFEELTAKLISQYDGLVPSVLSGRGGIRGVNGEFTLGENIGDLGGLGIAVVAYKDYLAEQGLDPATDQGPVRTFHAPGASDTIDGQEFTGLQRLFLAWARVWRTAIRPEMAAQYLAIDPHSPSEFRCNVVASNIAEFYEAFPDAAEAPDAVAEADRVVIW; from the coding sequence ATGAACGACCTCTACCAACTAGTCAACGGCCCCTGGCTGGAAAGCCACGTCATCCCTGAGGACCGCGGTGTGGACGGCACCTTCCACGCCTTGCGCGACAAGGCGGAGGAGGACGTCCACGCCATCGTTGAGGCTGGCGATGACCGTGCAGCCGATCTATACGCCTCCTTCATGGACGTCGACGCGATCGACGCCGCCGGCCTGGACCCCCTTACCGACGATTTCGCCCTGCTCGACGTGGACACGATCCAGGATTTGGTCCGCGTCTTCGGCGAGCTGGAGCGCTCCGGTGTGGGCGCCCCGCTGACGTACTGGGTGGAAAAAGACTCGCTCGGCGAGGAGTCCGTGCCCTACGTGATCCAGTCCGGCCTGGGGCTGCCCGACGAGGCCTACTACCGCGAGCCCGCCCACGCCGAGACGCTCGAAGCGTACCGCGAGCACGTCGAGCGCATGCTCGGTTTCCTCACCGACGAGCAGCGCCGTGGATTCGGGGCGGGGGACGCGGCGGAGCGGGTGTTGGACGTCGAAAAGCGCATCGCCTCGCACCACTGGGACGTGGTGACCACGCGCGACGCTGTGAAAACGTACAACCCCACTGAGCTGGCGGAACTACCCGAGATCATCCAGACGCTCCTGCGCGCCTCCGGCCTTGAAGACGGCAAGGTCATCGCGATGATGCCCAGCTTCATCGACGAACTCGCGCAATTGCTTGTCGACGCCCCCCTCACCGACTGGCAACTCTGGGCCACCTGGGCCATCCTGCGCTCCCGCGCCGGCCTCCTCCCGCAGCACATCGGGCAGGCGAACTTCGAGTTCTACGGCACCGTGCTCTCCGGTGCGACCCAACAGCGCGACCGCTGGAAGCGCGGCATTGCGCTCGCGGAATCGCTGGTGGGTGAGGATATGGGGCGCGCGTACGTCGCAAAGCACTTCCCGCCGGAGCACAAACAGCGCATGCTCGACCTCGTCGACCACCTCGTGCGCGCTTACGAAGAGCGGATCAGCCAGCTGACCTGGATGTCGCCCGAAACGCGCGAGCGCGCCCTAGAGAAACTGGGCAAGTTCACCGCGAAGATCGGCTACCCCGACGAGTGGCGCAACTACGACGGCTTGACGTTCGACCGCTCCGGCGCCCAGCTCGTCGCGAATGTGCGCGCCGGCGCCGCCTTTGAGCACGACTACCAGCTGTCCAAGATCGGCAAGTCGGCCGACCGCGGTGAATGGGTCTCCACCCCGCAGACCGTCAACGCCTTCTACAACCCGGTGGTCAACGACATCACTTTCCCGGCCGCGATCCTGCAGCCGCCCTTCTTCGACCCCGACGCGGACGCCGCCGAGAACTTCGGCGCGATCGGCGCCGTGATCGGCCACGAAATCGGACACGGCTTCGACGACCAAGGCTCGCGTTACGACGGCGACGGCAACCTCAACTCCTGGTGGACCGACGCCGACCGTGCCCGCTTCGAGGAACTGACCGCCAAGTTGATTTCGCAATACGACGGTCTCGTCCCCTCCGTCCTGTCCGGCCGCGGAGGAATCCGCGGGGTGAACGGCGAGTTCACGCTCGGCGAGAACATCGGTGACTTGGGCGGGCTTGGCATCGCCGTCGTCGCGTACAAGGACTACCTGGCCGAGCAAGGTCTCGACCCCGCCACCGACCAGGGCCCCGTGCGGACCTTCCACGCCCCCGGCGCCAGCGACACCATCGACGGGCAGGAATTCACCGGCCTGCAGCGCCTCTTCCTCGCGTGGGCGCGCGTGTGGCGCACCGCCATCCGGCCCGAAATGGCCGCGCAATACCTGGCGATCGACCCGCACTCGCCGTCTGAGTTCCGCTGCAACGTCGTCGCCAGCAACATCGCCGAGTTCTATGAGGCCTTCCCCGACGCCGCCGAAGCCCCGGACGCAGTCGCGGAAGCGGACCGCGTGGTGATCTGGTGA
- a CDS encoding arabinosyltransferase domain-containing protein, with product MKGRRVNNVETQTVVEPTGGSTAFTPESDPLAHSKRAPRNLALTAMMSGLLAFIFFALLPFLPVKQVQSSFDWPQNGSLNSVNAPLISLAPESLELTIPISVLEELAPGQSNVLSTLPVDSTEALDRGLFVTAPADGSVNVSSLNEVVFELTAEELATLSGDAVLEVSATDEALTVSVPGTDFSEETEDDMRPQVTGIYSELTGDAQALIDAGLTAHVEINSRFTSSPSLVKWFAMIAGTIAALIALWSIARMDVLDGRRLSVLRPEWRSFKPLDGVVVTLLLFWHFFGANTSDDGFLLTMARVANESDYMANYYRWYGVPEAPFGSPFYDLLSLLSKVSTASAWMRLPTLIAGILIWWILSREILPRLGATIATRRVSYWTAAFMFLAFWLPYDNGLRPEPIIALGTLATWASFESAIASRRLLPAALGTIFAAVTLACGPTGLTAVGVFLVCLPQVLKILSERRVIAPLVSYVFPFLGAGFAVMVLVFKDQTLATVLESTSVRSAVGPALEWYNEYVRYATLLEATVDGSLTRRFPMLILVLCLVLVLWSMSHYGAVPGAKPAPTRRMLAIFGLSMFFLMFTPTKWTHHFGIYAGIAGAAAALGAIVLAQVAARSPRARTFALAAVMFVFALALGGWNAWWYVSSFAVPWWDKTVQYKGVEASSVMLALFLLTLVVGIVQSLWHKPRPGAGEGPVAGAGGTSSTRISRAMTAPIALACILIVAFSCLTFLKSFMDQSPAYSVGMGNVRSLKGETCQMSADVLLEANTNDSFLTPVDGVPLGKSLESGTVRGFHPEGVPAYIDSDNEGAANVGAIQNTPATDSGAGSPATGGASGADQNASTATTDTGSNTQSDDAGSDTVQSTSRAATQGNRPSDQIGVNGSTVRLPFNLDYNRIPVLGTFSENALSASEIKTSWFELPDATEEAPLLVTSVAGRLEHRNISGEEKEGQTLKLEYGTRDEEGNVTEIGDVEMLDPGPTTKWRNLRYPIADLPEGANVVRLVGEDVNLDPEEWMALTPLRNPTLEPLTEVFGPDVPGLLDWPVAMQFPCNRTFNHYAGVTEIPEFRIAADAKAKEQLSGFQDFLGGGAMATAEAVNSAYEMPGYLNQDWHRDWGSAYRYVPRTNSRGETPDVAEINHKTITRSGLWHPSDMKIRDPYENED from the coding sequence ATGAAAGGTAGACGAGTGAATAACGTCGAGACGCAAACCGTGGTTGAGCCGACTGGCGGGTCCACCGCGTTCACGCCCGAATCCGACCCGCTGGCGCATTCCAAACGCGCGCCCCGGAATCTGGCGCTCACCGCGATGATGTCCGGCCTGCTCGCCTTCATCTTCTTCGCGCTGCTGCCGTTTTTGCCGGTCAAGCAGGTGCAGTCCTCGTTCGACTGGCCGCAGAACGGCTCGCTCAACTCCGTCAACGCGCCGCTGATTTCGCTGGCGCCGGAATCGCTCGAGCTGACCATCCCCATCAGCGTGCTGGAGGAGCTGGCCCCCGGCCAGTCGAACGTGCTGTCCACGCTGCCTGTGGACTCCACGGAAGCGCTCGACCGCGGCCTGTTCGTCACCGCGCCTGCCGACGGCAGCGTCAACGTCTCCTCGCTCAACGAGGTCGTCTTCGAGCTCACCGCTGAGGAACTGGCCACGCTGAGTGGTGACGCCGTGCTCGAAGTCTCCGCCACCGACGAAGCGCTAACGGTTTCCGTCCCGGGCACCGACTTCAGCGAAGAAACTGAGGACGACATGCGTCCCCAGGTCACAGGCATCTACAGCGAGCTCACGGGCGACGCCCAAGCACTTATCGACGCTGGCCTGACCGCCCACGTCGAAATCAACTCCCGCTTCACCTCCAGCCCGTCACTGGTGAAGTGGTTCGCCATGATCGCCGGCACGATCGCCGCCCTGATCGCCCTGTGGTCCATCGCTCGGATGGATGTGTTGGACGGCCGCCGCCTGAGCGTGTTGCGCCCGGAGTGGAGGTCGTTCAAGCCGTTGGATGGGGTCGTCGTCACGCTGTTGCTGTTCTGGCACTTCTTCGGCGCGAACACCTCCGACGACGGCTTCTTGCTCACCATGGCGCGGGTGGCCAACGAGTCGGACTACATGGCCAACTATTACCGCTGGTACGGCGTGCCCGAGGCTCCGTTCGGCTCACCGTTCTACGACTTACTGTCGCTGCTGTCGAAAGTCAGTACCGCGTCAGCCTGGATGCGCCTGCCCACGCTCATCGCCGGCATCCTCATCTGGTGGATCCTTTCGCGGGAAATCCTGCCGCGGCTCGGAGCCACCATCGCGACACGGCGCGTGTCCTATTGGACCGCCGCGTTCATGTTCCTCGCGTTCTGGCTGCCGTACGACAACGGCCTGCGCCCGGAGCCGATCATCGCCCTGGGCACCCTTGCTACCTGGGCGTCGTTTGAAAGCGCCATTGCTTCACGACGCCTCCTCCCCGCCGCCCTAGGAACCATCTTCGCCGCCGTGACCCTGGCCTGCGGGCCGACCGGCCTGACGGCCGTGGGCGTATTCCTCGTCTGCTTGCCGCAAGTGCTGAAGATCCTGTCGGAGCGGCGCGTCATCGCCCCGCTGGTGTCCTACGTCTTCCCGTTCCTCGGTGCCGGCTTCGCCGTCATGGTGCTCGTGTTCAAGGACCAGACACTGGCGACCGTGCTGGAGTCCACCTCCGTGCGCTCCGCCGTCGGCCCCGCGCTGGAGTGGTACAACGAGTACGTCCGCTACGCGACACTGCTGGAAGCAACCGTCGACGGCTCCCTGACCCGCCGCTTCCCCATGCTCATCCTCGTCCTTTGCCTGGTGCTGGTGCTGTGGAGCATGTCTCACTACGGCGCAGTCCCGGGCGCCAAGCCGGCACCGACGCGCCGCATGCTGGCGATCTTCGGGTTGTCGATGTTCTTCCTCATGTTCACCCCGACGAAGTGGACCCACCACTTCGGCATTTACGCCGGCATCGCCGGTGCCGCTGCGGCCCTAGGCGCGATCGTGCTGGCACAGGTTGCGGCACGCTCCCCGCGCGCGAGGACCTTCGCCCTGGCAGCGGTGATGTTCGTCTTCGCGCTAGCACTCGGCGGATGGAACGCGTGGTGGTACGTTTCCTCCTTCGCGGTCCCGTGGTGGGACAAGACAGTGCAGTACAAGGGTGTGGAGGCCAGCTCGGTCATGCTGGCGCTGTTCCTGCTCACGCTCGTCGTCGGGATTGTGCAGTCCCTGTGGCACAAGCCGCGGCCAGGTGCGGGCGAAGGCCCCGTAGCCGGCGCTGGCGGCACCAGCAGCACCCGGATCTCTCGCGCCATGACCGCACCGATCGCGCTCGCCTGCATTCTCATCGTGGCGTTCTCCTGCCTGACCTTCCTGAAGTCCTTCATGGACCAGTCGCCGGCCTACTCCGTCGGCATGGGTAACGTGCGCTCGCTCAAGGGCGAGACCTGCCAGATGAGTGCCGACGTGCTCTTGGAAGCCAACACGAACGACTCCTTCCTCACCCCCGTCGACGGCGTGCCGCTGGGCAAGTCACTGGAATCCGGTACGGTGCGCGGGTTCCACCCGGAGGGTGTCCCGGCCTACATCGACTCGGACAACGAGGGCGCCGCTAACGTCGGCGCCATCCAGAACACCCCGGCGACAGACAGCGGTGCCGGCAGCCCTGCCACCGGTGGTGCTTCCGGTGCCGACCAGAACGCATCGACCGCGACGACCGACACCGGCTCCAACACCCAGAGTGATGACGCCGGCTCCGACACGGTCCAGTCCACCTCCCGCGCCGCCACCCAGGGCAACCGCCCGTCGGACCAGATCGGCGTCAACGGCTCCACGGTCCGCCTTCCGTTCAACCTGGACTACAACCGCATCCCGGTGCTGGGCACGTTCAGCGAGAACGCGTTGAGCGCCTCGGAAATCAAGACGTCCTGGTTCGAACTCCCCGACGCCACCGAGGAAGCCCCGCTGCTGGTCACCTCCGTCGCTGGCCGGCTGGAGCACCGCAACATCAGCGGCGAGGAAAAGGAGGGGCAGACCCTCAAACTCGAGTACGGCACGCGCGATGAGGAAGGCAACGTGACCGAGATCGGCGACGTCGAAATGCTGGATCCGGGCCCGACGACGAAGTGGCGCAACCTGCGCTACCCCATCGCGGATCTACCGGAGGGCGCAAACGTCGTCCGCCTCGTCGGCGAAGACGTCAACCTCGACCCCGAGGAGTGGATGGCCCTGACTCCGTTGCGCAACCCCACGTTGGAGCCGCTCACCGAGGTCTTCGGCCCCGACGTCCCTGGCTTGCTCGACTGGCCGGTCGCGATGCAGTTCCCCTGCAACCGCACCTTCAACCACTACGCCGGTGTGACAGAGATCCCCGAGTTCCGCATCGCCGCCGACGCGAAGGCGAAGGAGCAGCTCTCCGGCTTCCAGGACTTTCTCGGCGGAGGAGCCATGGCTACTGCGGAGGCGGTCAACTCCGCCTACGAGATGCCCGGCTACCTCAACCAGGATTGGCACCGCGACTGGGGCTCGGCCTACCGCTACGTCCCGCGGACCAACTCCCGCGGTGAGACACCGGACGTGGCGGAGATCAACCACAAGACGATCACCCGCTCTGGCTTGTGGCACCCGTCCGACATGAAGATCAGGGATCCGTACGAGAACGAAGACTAG